Genomic window (Gavia stellata isolate bGavSte3 chromosome 35, bGavSte3.hap2, whole genome shotgun sequence):
CCAGGGATACGGCCGTCGAGGAAGGGGCATGAggacagaggaggaaagaggagttTTATACACATTTGCCACGAGGCAGCCAGAAATGTACAACCCAGCAAGAAAGGCAGAGCGTTTCCCTCCTGTAAATCAGCTCTCCGTGCTGGGTATCCACAGGTGAGACTTTTCTTTGCTCAGGCGGTTTTTTCGTCATTGGGCTTGGGGCTAACGAGCAGCTCGCCAGGGCTGCTAACGGGACGTGGCATTGCCACGAGAATCCCTTGATGGGACAGAGCCAGGTAGACGAGCCGCTACGTGGTGGGCCATGAGGGACACAGTTCGTTTCATTGCAGGACACCGGAGCTGGATTTAAGGAGGTTGGGCTGCTGCCGGGAGAAGATAGGAgatgcttctttccttttccaatcTGGCTTTGGGGCTCAGAATCTCACTCCTGAAGATTTGACGGAGGTGGTCGTGACACATCTCCGTACGGAGGACGATCCCCCTCCGGAGCTGAAGTTGCCACCTCCAGAGCCGCACATCCTTCCGCTTCCAGAAGAGAAGCCACCGCCGTACATTCCTCCTCCCATTCCACAGCTGCCGCCCATGCTTCCACCTCCAAAGCTTCCTCCTACTCCACATATGCCTCCTCCCATTCCTCCTCCCATGCCGCTGCCGCCTCCGAAGCCTCCTCCCATGCCGCTGCCGCCTCCGAAGCCTCCTCCCATGCCGCTGCCGCCTCCAAAGCCTCCTCCCATGCCGCTGCCTCCTCCGAAGCCTCCTCCCATGCCGCTGCCGCCTCCGAAGCCTCCTCCCatgcctcctctgcctccagagaTGCTGGTCCTGCCTAccacagctggaagagaagaaCAGGTTACATACAAGTTGTCCACTGGCATGCTGTATCTCCAAAAAGTCATGGTCTGCTACTGCTCCTcaaggaaataaatgcagatACTTACAGACATTGACGTTGGACATGCCATCGTTGCACAGCCTGTGAGGGAAAACAGGACCAGTTAATCCTATGGGAAGTGCACGTTTCTTCAGCTGAGAATTTACCTTTTTTCACAAGGTACATATTGCCTGTTCTTTCTGAATTTCCcaattattctttaaaacaaatgagcAACCTTGAGCTTAACGTTCTTATAAGAAATACGGAAAACATACTTAAGGCTAAGAATTACAGTGATGCGAAATATATCTTTAGAGTGCATGCAAAAATTTTACCTACAGATAGTATAATCTGTCAGGAATTTAGTCAAATAgatagaaagaaagagaggtacctgttctcctctccctccagcagcttccTGTACATGGCAATCTCAACATCCAGCGCGATCTTGATGTTCAGCAGCTCCTGGTACTCCTTCAGCAAGCGAGCCAGCTCctctttgtctttgctcaggGCACATTCCAGCTCTTCCAGTTTTATCCTGGCATCCTTGAGGGCCATCTCACCCCGCTCCTCGGCCTCAGCAATAGCTGACTGCAGCTGCTGGTTCTgaagaaggcaaaagaaaagcagcttctcAGTTCCCTTCTGTGCACTGGAGCAGtcctcaaggcacaaactgGATGGAAAGTAGGCAGGAACCATCAATCTCCTCCAAAGGACCGACTTTTCAAAGACTACGTTTCCCTCACGCTATGCTTAGCACGCCAGCCAGCTCAGGCGTGGTGCCGCCTGATGCCGTTACCCAACAAGATGCTGAGGAAGCCCTACCTGCTTCTTCACGTTCTCGATCTCAGCCCGCAGCCTCTGGACGTTCCTGGTCAACTCTTGGATCTCTATCTTGGTGTTGCGGAGGCTGTCCCCATGCCTTCCAGCAgtgctctgcagctcttcaTACTGACGGTACGGAGACAAAGCAACCCATCAGTGACACAACCTACCCAGACCTCAGGCTGTTCCCTGGCTCTGTGGcaagggaggcagcagcagagactgTCCCAGCCGCCTCGGCTGCTTCCCAACTCACCCGGCTCTGGTACCAAGCCtcagcttcagctctgctgctctgagCAATCTGCTCGTACTGACGCCTGACCTCCTCGATGATGCTCTCCAGATCCAGGTGACGGTTGTTGTCCATGGATACCACTACGGACAGGTCCCGGCTGATTGTCTGCATCTGAGCCAGTTCCTGCAACCAAGAGTGGCAGCCCAAGTGACTCTCAAGCCTAAATCCACATGGGCACCGAGTCCAACCTCAGTGTGTTTGGCCACCGCATGCCTCATTGCAACTCCAGCCAGCCCAGGGGAAATGAGCTCTTACCTCCTCATAGATGCACCTCAGGAAGTTGATTTCATCCGTCAGAGCTCCCACCTTGGCTTCCAACTCTACTTTAGTCATGTAGGCACAGTCCACATCCTACAAGAAAGATCACGGAGATAGACAACGGCTTCCTCCCGCCCCAGAAGAGCTGCTGGCCACCAATGCCTCCTCTTGGAGGCTGCTCGTCTTGGTGTGCCTCCTTCCAATGACTTTGCAGCCCgtcccccccaccaccccctctCTCCTGGTGCCTCTGCGACTCACCTTCTTGAGCACCACAAACTCGTTCTCAGCAGCGGTCCGCCTGTTGATTTCTTCTTCGTACCTGTTGAAGGGGACAAGACAAGATGAGTCTCTTGGACTGCTCATCAGTCCACCAGTGGaaccccccttccctccatggCAACCTCGGTCCCATTTCTGCAGCGGGAAGACACTGTGGAAATCTCCAGGCTGGCTTAGCTCTCCTGCCTTGGTGCTCGCGTCTTCCTCAGTCTGTCACTGCACTTACTTGGTTTTGTACTCCTCCACGTATTGCCGCATGTTCTGCAGCTCTGACTCCAGCTGCCCCCTCTGTCCCAGGATTGAGTCCAGCTGCCTCTTCAGGTTCTGGATGTAATTTTCAAAGATGACATCAAGGTTCTTCCTCGGCCCTGAAGGCCCTTGCTGTTGGAGGAGCTCCCACTTGGTGGAGAGGACcttgttctgctgctccaggaaGCGGACCTGAAAGCCCACAAAGGGGTATGTGAGAGATTCGCCCCGGGAGACATCACACTGCTCAAACCTCCTGCTTATTTAGGAGGCCAAGGGAATCATTTCCCAAATCACCAACTACGGCTCACTCAAACATGCAAGCTCCTAAAGTAGATGACAAGTGTTATAAAATTTTGAGTCATTCTGAACTTCTCACTTTGGGACAAAAAGACGTTCCCAATAGAAACCAGCATCCCTATTTTCCATAGCATCAGTTTTGGACATTGCTATCATCTTTGCAGTAGTGACGTCAAtaaaacaattacttttttcatCTAAGCACATAAATTCTCTTACAAGggattctgtatttctttggtttctctttgaaatgaaaataatccaaGAGTGTCGAAAAGATATTTAATACTCTTAAGTTGTTTTCAGAATCAGTTCCTTGAAAAGAAAGTTTCATCACAAAGAAACGCACAGTAGTGAGAAATCTTAAGACAACTAAATACATGATGATGACTTTACCCTGAATCACTGGAAATTAGGCTGAAGAGATGACTAGGCAAGAGAATCTACAGAATGTCCTTCAGATGTTCTCTGTAATCTTCCATTAGGATGAAAACCTTGTTGATTGTCGGTATTGCTTAATAAGACCTTAATAATAACTTGCCACTAAGGCATCAGTCTTGCAAACTTTAACAAGTACTTgctggtaagaaaaaaattttcctttccagacCACAGAAAAGTCGTTTAAAATGCCCACCTCCAAACAAACACGGTGCTAAATTCTCACCTTATCAATGAAGCAGGCAAACTGATTGTTAAGAGTCTTAATCTGCTCCTTCTCCTGGTTTTTGACTTGCTGGATCTGGGGATCAATCTCAACGTGGACTGGCTGTAGGAGGGTCTGGTCAACTTGCACTGGGTGGATGCCTCCAGGGAAGCCAGGGCCACCAAAGCCGCCCATTCCTCCACCGCCCATTCCTCCACCGCCCATTCCTCCACCAAAGCCACCCATTCCTCCACCACCCATTCCACCACCACCCATTCCTCCACCAAAGCCGCCCATTCCTCCACAACCCATTCCACCACCACCCATTCCTCCACCAAAGCCACCCATTCCTCCACCAAAGCCACCCTTTCCTCCACCAAAACCACCCATTCCTCCACAACTCATTCCTCCGCCAAAGCCACCCATTCCTCCTCCGTAGCCTCCACCAAAGCCACCAATTCTGCCTCCGTATCCTCCACCGCCATAGCATCCACCCACGGTAATTCTTCTGCTGCCACCCATGTTATGGAGGCTTCTGCTGCTAAAACCTCCACAACGTccacctcctccacctcccctGGATGAGGAGTATGAGCTGTAACTGATCCTGCTTCTGCCGCCACCTCCTCCAAAGCCACCACCGATGGCCGAGCAAGAGCTGTAGCCCTTTCTACTCCCGCCTCCAAAGCTTCTGCAGCTAGACTGCCGAGACATGGCTGTTTCTTCCAAGCAGAGTCAAAATCAAGGAGAACAGAAAGACCAATGGAGCTGTGCTGCGGAGGGATGAGTGCAGAGAGAAGTCTGCACAGTCTTCTCTGGCTCCACAGCTCCAGGCACTCCCTTTTATCCGCTTGTGGAGGTGGGCTGGGACGGCATGGGTGTGAAGGTGGAAaccaatttattattttcatcagCATGGTGTTGTTGACAGATTCTCAGTTGAGCTTTACCATATTTGGGCCTGCCTATAAACACACCCTGCAATATAGAAGTGAATAAAAGAACAAGAACATTGAAACAGGTCTCAATGACTAAGTGGACTCTCGTATCTTTATGACATCTTGGAAATCAACTTTTACGATAATGCACTTTTCTGCAGCCCCTCATTGGATTTCCCGCCTTCATTAATGGTTCCCAATAATTCCAGATACAGATCTTTCCAATCAAAGCTCCACTGTAGAAGTTTTGATTAAACTCCAGCTATAATATAGCTTTCACAATTCCTTAAACACACCCTAAATCCCCTTTTTATATGTAAAATTGCCTTTGGCGTTTTAGAAGAAGTTTCCCAATCTTGAATGAGAACTCATGACACCAAAGTTTGAAGAGACTCAGCATATTCTCCTGCTAGAAAGGAATTACATCTCCTTGGAGTGCGCGTGGTGTCACTTTCAATGGGAGTGTCTTCTCTCTGTGGATTAAATTCCCTCCAACTGTATCTCCCCAAATCTGTGACAACTAACTGGGACCTTGGACGATGCTGGAGCAGAGTGAACAGGACAACTTGAATCATCGAGTTTCTTCTCCGTGCTCTTCTGAGGGCGACGGGGAATAACAACTTGTGGAGAAACGAAGGGACAAGTCGGGCACCTGCTTCGGTGACGATGActggggacagacagacaagcaCTATGGAAGCGGAATGACAGATGAACCATCCAAGGTGGTGAGGGGTTCCTACTGCTCAGATGAATGTTGCTGACCTCTTGTTTACCTGCTTCTTTCCAAAGATGAGACGACTGAAGTGGAAAAACATGTTGAGAAATGGAGCTATTACAACTTCTAAGGCACAGTATATCCTCTTGATTTCAAATATTCTGTTGGGAAAGGAACATATTTTAGAAATGTGCTCTGTAGGATGCCTCTGAAATAAAGAAGCCCATTTTTGGATTGCATGtgaatgaaattttaaataattaatcatAAGACTCCAGATTATGATAGAACATATACAATGATACTGATGTGCAGTGTTCTGAAGAAGCTAGATTATAGGTGCTGGTTAAAAGGAAACTGAGGTCTGTAAATACTATTTAAAGGCATTCTGAAGGTATTATCTGTCTGGATGTTATcaatcaaataaatatttaagcttATGAGTGAAATATAAAATGACTTTTCACGTGTTCTGTAGATAATAGCCAGCACAAGTAATCAAAAAGTGACAGAGAAAATACATATTACAGCCCTtcaaaagatttaaaacaatAATGAACACGAATTTAAGGTTATTCAAAAGATTTTAGTATGAACATATATGATCATAAGGAATTTTCAGAATCTCCTATAAGACTTGTGCAACTAAACGTTGCTTGAAAGTATCACCAGGTATCAGCCTTCACCCACAGACACTTTGAAAAACCGGCCCACAGAATCACTTTCAAAAGCCACAAGATGAATCAGAAACAAATGCCATTGGCTGTCCCTGAGACGGAGGCTGCTTGACACCACAGTCTCTTCACAGAACAGGACATAGGAGAGTGGCGAACGTTACCCTTGAGGGACTCAAGTCACAGTTGGCCAAGGGTTATCCTACCCTTGAGAGTCTCAAGCCATGGTTGGCCAAGGGTTATCCTACCCTTGAGGGACTCAAGTCACAGTTGGCCAAGGGTTATCCTACCCTTGAGGGTCTCAAGCCATGGTTGGCCAAGGGTTATCCTACCCTTGAGGGACTCAAGTCATGGATGGCCAAGGGTTATCCTACCCTTGAGGGACTCAAGCCATTATTGGCCAAGGGTTATCCTACCCTTGAGGGTCTCAAGTCACGGTTGGCCAAGGGTTATCCTACCCTTGAGGGACTCAAGCAATGGTTGGCCAAGGGTTATCCTACCCTTGAGGGACTCAAGCAATGGTTGGCCAAGGATTATCCTACCCTTGAGGGACTCAAGTCACGGTTGGCCAAGGGTTATCCTACCCTTGAGGGTCTCAAGTCACAGCTGGCCAAGGGTTATCCTACCCTTGAGGGACTCAAGCCATTATTGGCCAAGGGTTATCCTACTCTTGAGGGACTCAAGCCATGGTTGGCCAAGGGTTATCCAGATGTGTGTGGCCTGCCCTCTGCGACAGGCCACAGCTGGAGAATGGGCAGCCGTCCCtacagcagggaggggacaaaACAAGCTTGAATGAAGAGGGTCTTACTTCTCCGTTGTTATCCCCAAGACAGAGAGTGAAGTGCTCCAGATCATTCTGCAGTCCAGTGCACTCGCTCGTGATGAGCAGTCCCGGGGAGGTGCAAGGTAGCTTGGCTTTTAGCAAGAGAAAAGAGGTCGCTTCTTCTCATGGCCTCCCTCCAGATTGCCAAACGCACGGTAGCTGCCTTTCTCGGTAGGCAGCATGACTTGGTTGTAACATCCCACATGGCGGCTCCACGATGAGGGGGAAGATCTGTTAAGTCAGCCAAATGCCTGGATGCTGACCACATTCAGCACATACAGATAAGACGCCCAGATGGAGTCACTCTGACGTCTTCAGACAAGATGGGAAGATTATACCAAACCTGGAGTCATTTCAGCCTCCTCCAGGTAGGAATCAATACTAAGCCTGGGCTCCAGCCGTTCCTTCAGATCTCTTACGCAAGGAGCTGTGCACAGCAAAATCATCAACACCGGGCAAAATGTAAACTCGGCAGAAAACGTGGATGGAGACCaagccaggctgcagcttcGGATCTCACACAGCAAAGAGATTCTGGCAGCATAGAGGAGCATGTTGCAATGATTCTCACAACAATGCCTACAAGGCCGTGTTGCAGATTTTAAAGCTGAGAAGAAACACAGTCTTAAAACTAAGAGCGAAAACAGGTGACTCTTGCCCCAAGCCAAACCTCAACGTgctcctggcacagccccagctTCTCAGAGGCATTGCCTTCTCATCGTCTTCTGTTTGGGCCAAACCCAGCCACgttccccagctccagcacacCTCTGCTGGGCTTCAAAGGGAGTAGAAGTCCCTCTCCCAAGAACCCTGTAACCATTCCCCACTGCCTTGCCTGGACCTCTTCC
Coding sequences:
- the LOC132320365 gene encoding keratin, type II cytoskeletal 3-like — encoded protein: MSRQSSCRSFGGGSRKGYSSCSAIGGGFGGGGGRSRISYSSYSSSRGGGGGGRCGGFSSRSLHNMGGSRRITVGGCYGGGGYGGRIGGFGGGYGGGMGGFGGGMSCGGMGGFGGGKGGFGGGMGGFGGGMGGGGMGCGGMGGFGGGMGGGGMGGGGMGGFGGGMGGGGMGGGGMGGFGGPGFPGGIHPVQVDQTLLQPVHVEIDPQIQQVKNQEKEQIKTLNNQFACFIDKVRFLEQQNKVLSTKWELLQQQGPSGPRKNLDVIFENYIQNLKRQLDSILGQRGQLESELQNMRQYVEEYKTKYEEEINRRTAAENEFVVLKKDVDCAYMTKVELEAKVGALTDEINFLRCIYEEELAQMQTISRDLSVVVSMDNNRHLDLESIIEEVRRQYEQIAQSSRAEAEAWYQSRYEELQSTAGRHGDSLRNTKIEIQELTRNVQRLRAEIENVKKQNQQLQSAIAEAEERGEMALKDARIKLEELECALSKDKEELARLLKEYQELLNIKIALDVEIAMYRKLLEGEENRLCNDGMSNVNVSVVGRTSISGGRGGMGGGFGGSGMGGGFGGGSGMGGGFGGGSGMGGGFGGGSGMGGGMGGGICGVGGSFGGGSMGGSCGMGGGMYGGGFSSGSGRMCGSGGGNFSSGGGSSSVRRCVTTTSVKSSGVRF